In Cutaneotrichosporon cavernicola HIS019 DNA, chromosome: 1, one DNA window encodes the following:
- the GPI2 gene encoding uncharacterized protein (Phosphatidylinositol N-acetylglucosaminyltransferase), with protein sequence MPPPAALSAGGKHPHHYGSDCDGDHSDPKWEKVLWRRQPFPDNYVPPSFLAELDELPQRPRPKLVPLILATLPVSQHLAVITLFLAIFYGMLVGSFGAEEVGWACAFMGLVAYGLWRVGWEVAHKENIGPLLPATSAIRPLLLPPLLLGLLAPVLGTLTSATTSDSIWPLAGLLFFVHLLLTDFRTGPDRRRKRRRLLRRRSSSGSHTDEPVEEKSLTSSLSLTSALSASVVLASRLPSTGHVFSLVMLAAGLFAGWPNLAKGVREAGPVFSVALTFSMIWLSSSLLPPPRHAAFLGPIPLPSGATRVFFAVLLLVNVGGPLMFWWGWRWKRRLGGNWDVAVVRVRTRAAYS encoded by the exons ATGCCTCCGCCCGCAGCCCTCTCCGCGGGCGGGAAGCATCCACACCATTATGGCAGCGACTGCGATGGCGACCACAGTGATCCCAAGTGGGAGAAGGTGCTCTGGCGCAGGCAGCCTTTCCCCGACAACTACGTAccgccttccttcctcgccgaaCTAGACGAGCTGC CACAGCGTCCGAGGCCTAAACTTGTCCCGCTGATTCTGGCTACGCTGCCCGTGTCGCAGCACCTGGCTGTCATCACGCTCTTCCTGGCCATCTTCTACGGTATGCTTGTTGGCAGCtttggcgccgaggaggttgggtgGGCTTGCGCCTTTATGGGGTTGGTCGCGTATGGACTGTGGAGAGTCGGTTGGGAGGTTGCGCACAAGGAGAACATTGGAC ccctcctccccgcaACTTCGGCTATCCGACCacttctcctccctcccctccttctAGGCCTCCTTGCACCTGTCCTTGGAACCCTAACTTCCGCCACGACGAGCGACTCCATTTGGCCGCTCGCAggcctcctcttcttcgtccacctcctcctgaCCGACTTCCGCACCGGTCCCGACAGGCGGCGCAAGCGTCGTCGCCTCCTcaggcggaggagcagTAGCGGCTCACACACTGACGAGCcagtcgaggagaagag cctgACGTCCTCCCTTTCACTCACATCTGCGCTATCTGCGTCGGTGGTGCTCGCCTCCCGCCTTCCGTCGACGGGGCACGTCTTCTCCCTCGTCATGCTCGCGGCGGGACTCTTCGCTGGCTGGCCTAATCTGGCCAAGGGCGTGCGG gaaGCGGGCCCAGTCTTCTCCGTCGCGCTGACGTTCTCGATGATCTGGCTATCGTCGTCACTCCTCCCGCCGCCCAGACacgccgccttcctcggACCCATCCCACTGCCTAGCGGCGCGACCCGCGTCTTCTTCGCGGTACTGCTActcgtcaacgtcggcgGGCCGCTTATGTTCtggtggggttggcggtGGAAGCGGCGGTTGGGCGGCAATTGGGATGTTGCAGTAGTTCGCGTGCGCACACGGGCAGCCTACAGTTGA
- the UTP20 gene encoding uncharacterized protein (Down-regulated in metastasis), whose protein sequence is MAEPPAKRFRYETYTKKLEHISVDVGRRKGLDWEKDPEELPLIAEIARLELQDLTTGYQDLSRALYPLTRTLPLIILNLSPIISLFSDFFSALKGGETHEHSGLRSALLLVQALYATVLSEGIPHFPTTTRDLVRVGALRALEPKLVEETYSALSRSLSSVAPALTRAENTEALRAAWGAVRPSLGPANKGYVRKALSEAWAAVLRKARNEALTHLMGVLLEEPTPGIEAVWANALKGTKTHLHSRSLTIYTILLDDLAANPTDEQVATLRHLTIALVHHCSSAETPPLIQSAVARMDLVDPSAATTSKNPPAANFAKSTAFLDVLATFLYTRKGKRFPSTELKPTMLKLQGLVAHIKDVAADSEDITDEARSERNRWRKALVSCIVGTLNSGKLSQWLSPGVGLIDTLWQALPTAELSAFVNMCVSFKWAGIEQFLLGHITRTALTGLEQDPLPTLVLLNNIAGAGFLSGGLSNVQGGKWRQALVKALAKVLASLDELDTNDRRILGQVLELIPYLAGESKHFSEHLVSILSSFVENPQFAAENWREAGAWNDSHVIGRLLSSMFQLALRGPAAVQEQFKAYILDNNTLKVLVRNWHWSREVLAQVADLAEHWPETMKDVGVGVLLPNLMSSDSSLRLSSIRALAVAGEPDAGAIWNQCKAIEQAEMSLKNTRDRTTQIARLGRQLGTLTDPNESVQWAINYLIAQLKVNFRPVWAESVTVLTSLVGDHAESIWTTVWDQLQKTTIAEDSVMPDLGVSYPDWTQQKVVQEEVEDDGDEGAEFRCHGLVRARNNILRAWQETNDSTNLDVAEIPYQISKDRLDVLSYEAQLLALLVANPGMAERHTRLVVPVVLAVTGAADDEMQVASGHLSTRKRQERTINFLELCAKFVNPKAAYRSEELHTLYLNLLSKGESKVQSVALKCLMTYKSPNLVPYRERMFNLLEDAKFRDELVHLDMSVDSEVIEPSHRPEFIDAAIRLLYGIMMSRKARSSTAQGQGARKQAVLSALNACSSEELKTLVDLMLEPFGEFEDVSPAALESKALVAAGRQQLGYLTFLYDVLRYLAPQTVPHWPRLLGATLVLVRQAQAGIDTEKAGEEEEEVDEDEVEANDKGSVPLRTVRSTGLKRLVQFLRSTVLDFDFSPYLPVLFSAVISPRLALLEVENTQAPSGTLDLIAALASSPETAKSLVQFDDRVLPKTFACMTAVKVKPAVIGRVFDVIDSLLIVDEPEVIEDVLMTHIRPLLDNIIGLVETLRLAANEDIMRRLLAILTRLSAIVTDGEQAQQLAALLAPMLRQPGRQVPEKAKVNILLTLQKLYAISPDFADPASAFFHQSYNMISNLFQTLHYPASRRALVAAFHTFGEADPSLARTVALVSGLNAYRVKRMDEPDFDKRLEAFAQLNDAPETGLPQNAREWLPVLRSSLSFIQEPEELSIRTNASSILQRFVKIVGEAEEGELVDQLKTVVLPSLRRILFSKQELVRNEALLVFSAAVKECTGVPVLAEMHALLGDDDETNIFVNLGHIQVHRRARAIRRLRDIVAEGGIREATISSVFLVVLEHILTGSTDVTDHHLVNEAIIAVGSLAGQLGWSRYNALVNRFLKLGTPQTNQQKFYIRAVTSCLDNFHFDLKGGAKVGETEKEEEDTEVEAVEVGAEAETEEAEDAQAQAAATEKITNVVLTRLLPNLSKFVAQKGETEDTVRIPVALGIVKLAAALPDESSSNEIVRTVTTVSQILRSKDQDTRDIARDTVGKIAVYLGPTWLVRVIKELRTALQRGPQKHTLAVTVHSILVHATTEGGGRFANLDAAVSDAVEVAAEVIWGESGKDVATEGFKTKMREVRGALSRGNDTFQLVSRLVSPAKIAAVLAPVREIMHVSQAVKTMAQVDEVLRRVALGLNSNTFVGPQDILSLCYSLINGNSAYLRPKRKAPKSAANDRFTMQMKRDMKEDEDVYPQNAHKFVTFGLDLFVTAFRRGKFDFDNVDILARLGPLVNAIGNTLYSPEAGILTLGLKATAAVAKCPVPQVDDALPAFVNNIFKIIKNAGSSAESEVAQTALKTLAVLIRDCKATSISDTQLRYLIEVASPDLEDHERQSCLFTVLRAVVGRRFVVPEIYDLMERVSSIMVTSQSTHVQELCRGVLMQFLLDYPQGKGRLKHQMNFLARNLDYVFESGRVSVMEVLSAVFTKFSGDLVDAYADMFFVALVGVLANDDSEKCRNMAGALLQQLFGALDEEKQAHMIGVLQGWVAVKDEQPALAGSSLAVYGLLCDSAGGSELARGLPALIGPILEASAAGLARAETSDIDLDLDHAVPHQALALVAKALQVGTASASQLPWDAVTAHLLFPHEWVRFGAARALALLLAADADALDADAALDVARKACILLGGSKNESGADVVVDAKLADQLVKLLWNISKHWAKADKADKADANGVARVDVADEDDEGEEGPSEGERPLHWLMSRMSFLARRLIVHRPATNSALPGQPLPWVGPVQCILRFFAGTFDALNRAQARQFLPHVLGPVYRITDEGGDLTGLVGPEGPGGNGVAELRTLATEVRDFVSAKVGPTAFSKAWEAIRRRTTAKRGERREKRQRMAVADPQAWAARQEKRGANKKASKKRRADTYMDVKRARLR, encoded by the exons ATGGCCGAACCACCAGCGAAGCGTTTCCGC TATGAGACGTACACAAAGAAGCTCGAGCACATCAGCGTCGATGTTGGTCGGAGGAAGGGGCTCGATTGGGAGAAGGACCCCGAG GAATTACCGCTCATTGCGGAGATTGCTCGCCTAGAGCTGCAGGATCTCACGACGGGTTACCAGGAcctctcgcgcgcgctgtACCCCCTCACGCGGACCCTTcccctcatcatcctcaacctcagCCCCATCATATCTCTGTTCTCTGATTTCTTCTCCGCTCTCAAGGGCGGGGAGACACATGAGCACTCCGGACTCCGCTCTGCTCTCCTGCTCGTGCAGGCGCTATACGCTACTGTATTGAGCGAAGGCATTCCCCACTTCCCCACCACTACCAGGGATCTGgtgcgcgtcggcgcgctgcgcgccctcgagcccaagctcgtcgaggaaaCGTACTCGGCCCTCTCTCGGTCGCTCAGTAGTGTCGCCCCAGCTCTCACTCGCGCCGAGAACACTGAAGCTCTCCGTGCCGCGTGGGGAGCGGTGCGGCCTTCTCTTGGGCCGGCGAACAAGGGGTATGTTCGCAAGGCACTGTCCGAGGCGTGGGCGGCAGTGCTTCGTAAGGCGCGCAACGAAGCCCTCACGCACCTTATGGGtgtgctcctcgaggagcccACTCCCGGTATCGAGGCCGTCTGGGCCAATGCCTTGAAGGGCACCAAGACTCACCTTCACTCCCGGTCTCTTACCATCTATaccatcctcctcgacgacctggcTGCGAACCCGACCGACGAGCAGGTCGCAACTCTGAGGCATCTCACGATCGCGCTCGTGCACCACTGTTCATCGGCCGAGACGCCACCTCTGATTCAGTCTGCAGTCGCGCGCAtggacctcgtcgaccctTCTGCCGCAACGACTTCCAAGAACCCTCCGGCAGCCAACTTCGCCAAGTCCActgccttcctcgacgttCTCGCTACGTTCCTTTACACGCGCAAAGGCAAGCGCTTCCCTTCTACCGAGTTGAAGCCCACAATGCTCAAGCTGCAGGGTCTTGTTGCGCACATCAAGGATGTCGCCGCTGACTCGGAGGACATCACGGACGAGGCACGCAGCGAGCGCAACCGCTGGCGCAAGGCGCTCGTCTCGTGCATCGTCGGCACGCTTAACTCGGGCAAGCTCTCGCAGTGGCTCAGTCCGGGCGTGGGGCTGATCGACACACTCTGGCAGGCGTTGCCAACCGCAGAACTTTCAGCATTTGTGAACATGTGTGTCTCGTTCAAGTGGGCCGGTATCGAGCagttcctcctcggacACATTACCCGAACCGCGCTCACCGGGCTCGAGCAGGACCCATTGCCCACGCTCGTGCTCCTCAACAACATTGCTGGCGCGGGATTCCTCTCCGGGGGCCTCTCGAACGTCCAGGGTGGCAAGTGGCGCCAGGCGCTCGTCAAGGCACTCGCCAAGGTACTCGcgtcgctcgacgagctcgataCGAACGATCGTCGTATCCTCGGccaggtcctcgagctcattCCTTACCTCGCGGGTGAAAGCAAGCACTTCTCCGAGCACCTCGTGTCCATCCTCTCCAGCTTCGTTGAGAACCCTCAGTTCGCGGCGGAGAACTGGCGTGAGGCAGGGGCGTGGAACGACTCGCACGTCATCGGTCGCCTCCTCAGCTCTATGTtccagctcgcgctgcgcggccccgccgccgtgcAGGAGCAGTTCAAGGCGtacatcctcgacaacaACACCCTGAAGGTGCTAGTTCGAAACTGGCACTGGAGTCGCGAGGTGCTGGCGCAGGTTGCCGACTTGGCTGAGCATTGGCCGGAGACTATGAaggacgtcggcgtcggagTCCTTCTCCCCAATCTTATGTCCTCCGACTCGTCTCTCCGTCTTTCCTCTATTCGGGCCCTGGCTGTGGCCGGTGAGCCtgacgccggcgccatCTGGAACCAGTGTAAGGCGATCGAACAGGCGGAGATGTCCCTCAAGAACACGCGTGACCGCACAACCCAGATCGCCCGTCTTGGACGCCAGCTCGGCACACTCACTGACCCGAACGAGTCCGTGCAGTGGGCGATCAACTACCTCATTGCCCAGCTGAAAGTCAACTTCCGTCCCGTGTGGGCTGAGAGCGTTACTGTTCTCACATCTCTCGTTGGTGACCACGCCGAGTCGATCTGGACCACCGTCTGGGACCAGCTGCAGAAGACGACTATCGCTGAGGACTCTGTCATGCCTGATCTTGGCGTCAGCTATCCCGACTGGACGCAACAGAAGGTCGTTCAAGAGGAAgttgaggacgacggggaTGAGGGCGCAGAGTTCCGCTGCCACGGCCTTGTGCGAGCCCGTAACAACATCCTCCGGGCATGGCAGGAGACGAACGACTCAACCAACCTCGACGTGGCTGAGATTCCC TATCAGATCTCCAAGGACCGCCTGGATGTGCTCAGCTACGAggcgcagctgctcgccCTGCTCGTCGCGAACCCAGGCATGGCAGAGAGGCACACGCGCCTCGTAGTTCCCGTCGTGCTGGCTGTGACcggcgcggccgacgacgagatgcaGGTCGCTTCTGGCCATCTCTCGACGCGCAAGCGCCAGGAGCGCACCATCAACTTCCTAGAGCTGTGCGCCAAGTTTGTTAACCCCAAAGCCGCGTACCGGTCCGAGGAGCTGCACACCCTCtacctcaacctcctctcTAAGGGAGAGTCCAAGGTGCAGAGCGTAGCGCTCAAGTGCCTCATGACCTACAAGTCGCCCAACCTCGTGCCATACCGCGAGCGAATGTTCAaccttctcgaggacgccaagtTCCgtgacgagctcgtgcaCCTCGACATGAGCGTCGACTCGGAGGTCATCGAACCGTCGCACCGGCCCGAGTtcatcgacgccgccatccGTCTGCTGTACGGCATCATGATGTCGCGCAaggcgcgctcgtccacTGCGCAGGGGCAGGGGGCGCGCAAGCAGGCGGTCCTGTCGGCGCTGAACGCATGCAGCTCGGAGGAGCTCAAgacgctcgtcgacctcatgCTCGAACCGTTCGGCGAGTTCGAGGACGTGTCTCCGGCAGCGCTCGAGAGCAaggccctcgtcgccgccggccgaCAGCAGCTCGGCTACCTCACCTTCCTGTACGATGTGCTCCGGTACCTCGCACCACAGACGGTGCCGCATTGGCCCCGCTTACTTGGTGCCACGCTTGTTCTCGTCCGCCAAGCGCAGGCCGGCATCGACACCGAGAAAgccggggaggaggaggaggaggtcgacgaggatgaggtcgaAGCCAACGACAAGGGTTCTGTGCCCCTCCGTACCGTCCGCTCGACCGGCCTCAAGCGCCTGGTTCAGTTCCTGCGATCCACTGtgctcgactttgacttCTCGCCCTACCTTCCTGTGCTGTTCTCGGCCGTCATTTCGCCACGCCTTGCGttgctcgaggtcgagaacaCCCAGGCGCCTTCCGGCACGCTCGACCTGatcgcggcgctcgcgagctcgcccgAGACGGCCAAAAGCCTCGTGCAGTTCGACGACCGCGTGCTGCCAAAGACCTTCGCTTGCATGACCGccgtcaaggtcaagccCGCGGTCATCGGACGCGTGTTCGACGTGATCGACTCACTGCTCATCGTCGATGAGCCCGAGGTTATCGAGGATGTACTCATGACCCACATCCGTCCCTTGCTCGACAACATCATTGGGCTCGTCGAGACTCTCCGTTTGGCCGCCAACGAGGACATcatgcgccgcctccttgcgATCCTCACCCGCCTCTCGGCGATCGTGACTGACGGCGAGCAAgcgcagcagctcgcggccctcctcgcaccGATGCTGCGGCAGCCTGGGCGCCAGGTGCccgagaaggccaaggtcaaCATCCTCCTGACGCTGCAGAAGCTGTATGCCATCTCTCCCGACTTTGCGGACCCCGCGTCAGCATTCTTCCATCAGAGCTACAACATGATTTCGAACTTGTTCCAGACTCTTCACTATCCGGcgtctcgccgcgcgctcgtGGCAGCGTTCCACACGttcggcgaggccgacccCTCGCTTGCGCGCACGGTCGCCCTCGTGTCCGGCCTGAACGCGTACCGTGTAAAGCGGATGGACGAGCCGGACTTTGacaagcgcctcgaggcgtTCGCGCAGCTCAACGACGCGCCTGAGACAGGGCTGCCTCAGAACGCGCGCGAGTGGCTGCCTGTCCTTCGCAGCTCGCTCAGCTTCATCCAGGAGCCCGAGGAGCTGTCGATCCGCACAAACGCCAGCAGCATCCTCCAGCGCTTTGTCAAGATCGtgggcgaggccgaggaaggagagctcgtcgaccagctCAAAACGGTCGTGCTGCCGTCTCTCCGCCGCATCCTGTTCTCAAAGCAGGAGCTCGTGCGCAACGAGGCGCTGCTTGTGTTCTCTGCCGCTGTCAAGGAGTGCACCGGCGTTCCTGTACTCGCGGAGATgcacgcgctcctcggcgacgacgacgagaccaACATCTTCGTTAACCTAGGCCACATTCAGGTCCACCGTCGTGCGCGTGCAATccgccgcctgcgcgacatcgtcgccgagggcggcatCCGCGAGGCGACAATCTCGAGCGTGTTCCTCgttgtcctcgagcacATCCTTACAGGGTCAACGGACGTCACGGaccaccacctcgtcaacgaAGCGATCATTGCCGTCGGTTCGCTTGCAGGCCAGCTCGGCTGGTCGCGCTACAACGCTCTCGTTAATCGTttcctcaagctcggcacCCCGCAAACCAATCAGCAGAAGTTCTACATTCGCGCGGTTACTTCGTGCCTGGACAACTTCCACTTTGACTTGAAGGgcggcgccaaggtcggcgagacagagaaggaggaggaagataccgaggtcgaggctgtcgaggtcggggcTGAGGCCGAGACTGAGGAGGCAGAGGATGCGCAGGCTCAGGCAGCTGCAACGGAGAAGATCACCAACGTCGTCCTCACGCGGCTTCTCCCCAACCTCTCGAAGTTCGTCGCCCAGAAgggcgagaccgaggacaCAGTGCGCATTCCTGTTGCGCTCGGTATCGTGAAGCTCGCTGCTGCGCTGCCGgacgagtcgtcgtcgaacgAGATCGTGCGCACCGTCACCACCGTTTCCCAGATCCTCCGCAGCAAGGACCAGGACACGCGTGACATTGCACGCGACACGGTTGGCAAGATTGCCGTCTACCTTGGCCCCACCTGGCTCGTGCGCGTCATCAAGGAGCTGCGCACTGCGCTCCAGCGCGGCCCGCAGAAGCATACGCTCGCTGTTACTGTGCACTCCATCCTCGTGCACGCGACGACCGAGGGGGGCGGCCGCTTTGCCAACCTCGATGCGGCCGTGTCTGACGCTGTTGAGGTGGCAGCCGAGGTCATCTGGGGAGAGAGCGGCAAGGATGTCGCGACCGAGGGGTTCAAGACCAAGATGCGTGAGGTGCGCGGCGCTCTGTCCCGCGGCAACGACACGTTCCAACTCGTGTCTCGCCTCGTGTCGCCAGCCAAGATTGCCGCTGTACTTGCGCCTGTGCGCGAGATCATGCACGTCTCGCAGGCGGTCAAGACGATGGcccaggtcgacgaggtgttGCGTCGCGTCGCACTGGGGCTGAACTCGAACACGTTCGTTGGGCCGCAGGACATTCTTTCGCTCTGCTACTCGCTCATCAACGGCAACTCGGCGTATCTCCGCCcgaagcgcaaggcccCCAAGTCGGCAGCAAACGACCGCTTCACCATGCAGATGAAGCGTGACATgaaggaggatgaggacgtgTACCCGCAGAACGCGCACAAGTTTGTCACCTTCGGTCTGGACCTGTTCGTCACGGCCTTCCGCCGCGGCAAGTTTGACTTTGACAATGTTGACAttctcgcgcgcctcggcccgCTCGTCAACGCCATCGGCAATACGCTGTACTCACCCGAGGCAGGCATTCTCAcgctcggcctcaaggCCACCGCGGCCGTTGCCAAGTGCCCCGTCCcgcaggtcgacgacgcgctcccgGCGTTCGTGAACAACATCTTCAAGATCATCAAGAACGCTGGCAGCAgcgccgagagcgaggttGCGCAGACTGCGCTCAAgacgctcgccgtcctgATCCGCGACTGCAAGGCCACGAGCATCTCGGACACCCAGCTTCGGTACCTCATTGAGGTGGCCTCCCCGGATCTCGAGGACCACGAGCGCCAGTCCTGCCTCTTCACCGTGCTCCGCGCTGTTGTTGGGCGCCGCTTCGTCGTCCCCGAGATCTACGACCTCATGGAGCGCGTCAGCAGCATCATGGTCACGAGCCAGAGCACGCATGTGCAGGAGCTCTGCCGCGGCGTGCTCATGCagttcctcctcgactaCCCACAGGGCAAGGGCCGTCTCAAGCATCAGATGAACTTCCTCGCACGCAACCTCGACTACGTGTTCGAGAGCGGACGCGTGAGTGTCATGGAAGTTCTTTCTGCCGTCTTCACCAAGTTCTCGGgtgacctcgtcgacgcgtaCGCGGACATGTTcttcgtcgcgctcgtgggCGTGCTCGCCAATGACGACTCGGAGAAGTGTCGCAACATGGCCGGCGCGCTGCTCCAGCAGCTCTTTGGTgctctcgacgaggagaagcaggCACACATGATCGGCGTGCTCCAGGGCTGGGTAGCGGTTAAGGATGAGCAGCCAGCCCTCGCCGGCTCCTCTTTGGCCGTGTACGGTCTCCTCTGCGATTCCGCGGGCGGtagcgagctcgcgcgtgGCCTGCCGGCCCTCATCGGTCccatcctcgaggccaGCGCGGCCGGTCTCGCCCGCGCGGAGACGTCCGACATCGACCTGGATCTCGACCACGCGGTCCCACACCAggctctcgctctcgttgCCAAGGCGCTCCAAGTGGGGACCGCATCGGCCAGCCAGCTTCCATGGGACGCGGTGACGGctcacctcctcttcccacACGAGTGGGTGCGGTTCGGCGCAGCGCGTGCCCTCGCCTTGCTgcttgccgccgacgcagacgcgctggacgccgacgctgcTCTCGACGTTGCTCGCAAGGCGTGCATCCTCCTTGGGGGGAGCAAGAACGAGTCTGGTGCGGACGTGGtggtcgacgccaagctcgccgaccaactcgtcaagctcctctGGAACATCAGCAAGCACTGGGCCAAGGCGGACAAGGCGGACAAGGCCGATGCCAACGGCGTGGCCCGAGTTGAcgtcgcggacgaggacgacgaaggggaggagggcccAAGCGAAGGTGAGCGCCCGCTTCACTGGCTCATGTCGCGCATGTCGTTCCTCGCGCGTCGTCTCATCGTCCACCGCCCCGCGACCAACTCCGCGCTGCCTGGCCAGCCTCTCCCATGGGTCGGGCCGGTGCAGTGCATCCTCCGCTTCTTCGCGGGTACGTttgacgcgctcaaccgcgcgcaggcgcgccAGTTCCTCCcccacgtcctcggcccCGTGTACCGCATCACGGACGAGGGAGGCGACCTCACCGGCCTCGTTGGGCCTGAAGGGCCTGGCGGGAACGGCGTGGCTGAGCTCCGCACGCTCGCCACCGAGGTGCGCGACTTCGTCTCGGCCAAGGTCGGTCCCACCGCTTTCTCCAAGGCTTGGGAGGCGATCCGGCGGCGCACGACCGCCAAGCGGGGCGAGCGGAGGGAGAAGCGCCAGCGTATGGCGGTGGCCGATCCTCAGGCATGGGCCGCGCGGCAGGAGAAGCGTGGCGCCAACAAGAAAGCGAGCAAGAAGCGCAGGGCGGACACTTACATGGATGTCAAGCGGGCGCGCCTGCGTTAG
- a CDS encoding uncharacterized protein (Belongs to the complex I LYR family) — protein sequence MVYRAAIRYFAPHTARSSTTLRAASTAAAAAPAPPVTEPEVLPSMDEMRARARRAYKDLHRLGRDYPDPDYNFNMRLRRAFEKNAKITDPAKLKQQLDLAEHIKKEVLAMYSIRKYRHLRRAYHPNEAPREFHEDFALPEDKRV from the exons ATGGTCTaccgcgccgccatccGTTACTTTGCTCCGCACACCGCGCGTTCGTCCACCaccctccgcgccgcctcaaccgctgccgccgccgcccctGCACCGCCCGTCACCGAGCCAGAGGTGCTCCCATCGATGGATGAGAtgcgggcgagggcgcgccgcgcatACAAGGAT cttcaccgcctcggccgtgaTTA ccccgACCCCGACTACAACTTCAACAtgcgcctccgccgcgcgtTCGAGA aaaATGCCAAGATCACGGACccggccaagctcaagcagcagctcgacctcgctgAGCACATCAAGAAGG AGGTCCTCGCGATGTACTCGATCCGCAAGTATCGCCACCTCCGCCGAGCGTACCACCCTAACGAGGCGCCGCGCGAGTTCCACGAGGACTTTGCCCTGCCCGAGGACAAGCGCGTGTAA
- a CDS encoding uncharacterized protein (Cytochrome C oxidase copper chaperone (COX17)) → MPAPTTPAPAPAEQTKPVNPLNPKGLKPCCACPVTKSARDDCFIKYNSDEAAVKCADLIDQHKACMRGYGFKV, encoded by the exons ATGCCTGCTCC taccacccccgcccccgcccccgccgAGCAGACCAAGCCTGTCAACCCCCTTAACCCCAAGGGCCTCAAGCC ATGCTGCGCTTGCCCCGTCACCAAGTCGGCGCGTGACGACTGCTTCATCAAGTACaactcggacgaggcggccgtCAAGTGTGCCGACTTGATAGACCAGCACAAGGCGTGTATGCGCGGCTATGGGTTCAAGGTTTAA
- a CDS encoding uncharacterized protein (Maf-like protein), whose protein sequence is MAPQRPSPVLPTAMPSPIFERLKDKRVVLASGSPRRKDIFENVGFKPEIIPSTFSEDLSKGDFEGRLADYPIATAGEKAMEVYERLMRENDSDPAQLVISADTVVIFPPEKETAEGGSAHGETSEILEKPLNRAEQPELRGCNWLYPIVEAPGFKLQSISCSTLVHFFENTREEIQAYVEHGEGHDRAGGFAIQGLGGLLIDRVDGSYDNCVGFPSSQFWKWMSRLDEEGTFNDI, encoded by the exons ATGGCACCACAGCGTCCGTCTCCCGTGCTCCCCACCGCCATGCCCTCTCCTATTTTTGAGCGGCTTAAGGATAAACGCGTCGTTCTCGCCTCCGGCTCCCCACGGCGGAAGGACATCTTCGAGAATGTC GGGTTCAAGCCGGAGATCATCCCTTCGACATTCTCAGAAGACCTATCCAAAGGGGACTTTGAAGGGAGGCTGGCGGACTACCCAATTGCAACGGCTGGCGAGAAG gcgATGGAGGTGTACGAGCGCCTGATGCGCGAGAACGACAGCGACCCAGCGCAACTCGTCATCTCTG cggACACTGTGGTCATCTTCCCTCCGGAGAAGGAGACAGCTGAGGGCGGGAGTGCGCACGGCGAGACGAGCGAGATCCTCGAGAAGCCGCTGAACAGGGCTGAGCAG CCGGAGCTGCGAGGTTGTAACTGGC TGTACCCGATCGTCGAAGCTCCAGGGTTCAAGCTGCAGTCAATATCTTGCTCAACTCTCGTCCATTTCTTCGAGAACACA AGAGAGGAGATCCAGGCTTACGTCGAGCATGGGGAAGGGCACGACCGAGCTGGCGGCTTCGCTATTCAG ggtctcggcggcctccttATTGATAGGGTAGACGGTAGCTACGACAATTGCGTAGGATTCCCTTCGAGCCAGTTCTGGAAGTGGATGTCGCGgctcgatgaggaggggacGTTTAACGACATCTAG